A part of Myxococcus landrumus genomic DNA contains:
- a CDS encoding SLC13 family permease, which produces MSEQPERRATTGQWVGRFAGPLAAALIYGIPSGLHTLPGLGHRPAAAAAVAAWMAIWWFTEAVPMAWTAVLPVALFPLLGVFDTTNPAVAVGRATLPFLDPYIFLFMGGMALGAGMEQWGLHRRIALLIMRAVGTGPERLLFGMLAATAAVSLWISNTATAVMMVPIGMALLTQLRAAEGRPLHHFGAALMLSVAYGSNIGGIGTKIGSPTNSVFAGVVSRRLGSDVGFVEYMIAALPFVLIFLPLTWAVLWRWARRDKMGPGQGGEVIAQELAQLGPISPGERTVGLVFFTAAVLWIFGDLLREVLAPWVALAFNGFKLGGKHYEAAVAMLGALTLVLMGRLSLAALRRVPWDTLLLLGGGFALAAGIEASGLASWLTTRLSELESLPLLVQHGVVATATILMSAIASNTATTNVMLNVLPASRPLLAVSTFAASCDFALPAGTPPNAIVFGSGVVRLPVMMRTGILLDVLAAGVLMLYGATWVQWVLP; this is translated from the coding sequence ATGAGCGAGCAGCCCGAGCGGCGTGCGACGACGGGACAGTGGGTGGGACGCTTCGCGGGGCCCCTGGCCGCCGCGCTCATCTACGGGATTCCCTCCGGACTCCACACCCTGCCGGGCCTGGGCCACCGCCCCGCCGCCGCCGCCGCGGTCGCCGCGTGGATGGCCATCTGGTGGTTCACCGAGGCCGTCCCCATGGCCTGGACCGCGGTGCTCCCCGTCGCGCTGTTCCCCCTGCTGGGCGTGTTCGACACGACGAATCCCGCCGTCGCCGTGGGCCGCGCCACACTGCCCTTCCTGGACCCGTACATCTTCCTCTTCATGGGAGGCATGGCCCTGGGCGCGGGCATGGAGCAGTGGGGGCTGCACCGCCGAATCGCCCTGCTCATCATGCGCGCCGTCGGCACGGGGCCCGAACGGCTCCTGTTCGGAATGCTCGCGGCCACGGCGGCCGTGTCGCTCTGGATTTCCAACACGGCGACGGCGGTGATGATGGTGCCCATCGGCATGGCGCTGCTCACCCAGCTGCGCGCCGCCGAGGGACGCCCGCTGCATCACTTCGGCGCGGCGCTCATGCTCTCGGTGGCCTACGGCTCCAACATCGGCGGCATCGGCACCAAGATTGGCAGCCCCACCAACTCCGTCTTCGCGGGCGTGGTGTCGCGCCGGCTCGGCAGCGACGTGGGCTTCGTCGAGTACATGATTGCCGCCCTCCCCTTCGTCCTCATCTTCCTGCCGCTGACGTGGGCGGTGCTGTGGCGCTGGGCCCGCCGCGACAAGATGGGACCCGGCCAGGGCGGAGAGGTCATCGCCCAGGAGCTGGCGCAGTTGGGCCCCATCTCTCCTGGAGAACGCACGGTGGGGCTCGTGTTCTTCACCGCCGCGGTGCTGTGGATTTTCGGAGACCTGCTGCGGGAGGTGCTCGCGCCCTGGGTCGCGCTCGCGTTCAACGGCTTCAAGCTGGGCGGCAAGCACTACGAAGCGGCGGTGGCGATGCTCGGCGCGCTCACGCTGGTGCTCATGGGGAGGTTGTCCCTCGCGGCGCTGCGGCGCGTGCCGTGGGACACGCTGCTGCTCCTCGGCGGAGGCTTCGCGCTGGCGGCCGGCATCGAAGCCAGTGGCCTGGCCTCCTGGCTCACCACGCGCCTGTCCGAGCTGGAGTCCCTGCCCCTGCTCGTCCAGCACGGCGTGGTCGCGACGGCCACCATCCTGATGTCGGCCATCGCCTCCAACACGGCCACCACGAACGTGATGCTCAACGTGCTGCCCGCCTCACGGCCCCTGCTGGCGGTGAGCACCTTCGCGGCCTCGTGTGATTTCGCGCTGCCGGCGGGCACACCGCCCAACGCCATCGTCTTCGGCAGCGGCGTGGTGCGCCTGCCGGTGATGATGCGCACCGGCATCCTCCTGGACGTCCTGGCGGCCGGGGTGTTGATGCTCTACGGGGCGACCTGGGTCCAGTGGGTCCTCCCCTGA
- the ftsE gene encoding cell division ATP-binding protein FtsE has translation MIQFFHVYKAYPGDPPVLSDINLSVEKGEFVFLTGPSGAGKTTLLKLIFCAEKATKGQILVGGRNIARIRESAVPYLRRNIGVVFQDFKLLPHRTVEDNVSFTLDVLGVPRAEARDKVRRMLKLVGLEHKADSFPLRLSGGEQQRVVIARALVNDPTILLADEPTGNLDPALTVEIMDLLTQVNIRGTTVIVATHDATLLARYQKRTVRLERGQIVSDEDGVKAARRMVV, from the coding sequence ATGATTCAATTCTTCCACGTCTACAAGGCGTATCCCGGCGATCCGCCGGTCCTCTCGGACATCAACCTCAGCGTGGAGAAGGGTGAGTTCGTCTTCCTCACGGGCCCGTCTGGCGCCGGGAAGACGACGCTGCTCAAGCTCATCTTCTGCGCGGAGAAGGCCACCAAGGGGCAGATTCTGGTGGGCGGCCGCAACATCGCCCGCATCCGCGAGTCCGCCGTGCCGTACCTGCGGCGCAACATCGGGGTGGTGTTCCAGGACTTCAAGCTGCTGCCGCACCGGACGGTGGAGGACAACGTGTCCTTCACGCTGGACGTGCTGGGGGTGCCTCGCGCGGAGGCTCGCGACAAGGTGCGGCGGATGCTGAAGCTGGTGGGCCTGGAGCACAAGGCGGACTCGTTCCCGCTGCGGCTCTCGGGTGGAGAGCAGCAGCGCGTGGTGATTGCGCGCGCGCTCGTGAACGACCCGACCATCCTGCTCGCGGACGAGCCCACGGGAAACCTGGACCCGGCGCTCACCGTCGAAATCATGGACCTGCTCACCCAGGTGAACATCCGAGGCACCACCGTGATTGTGGCCACGCACGACGCCACGCTGCTGGCGCGCTACCAGAAGCGCACGGTGCGGCTGGAGCGCGGGCAAATCGTCTCCGACGAGGACGGCGTCAAGGCGGCGCGGCGGATGGTGGTATGA
- a CDS encoding alpha/beta fold hydrolase — protein sequence MDLMGGMQKAVRRVLVARGVQSSTVDVGGQSVHFYSLKGQGKGPPVVLVHGLGGSANGFGRTFFGLAKRFSRVVAPDLPGHGFSTEYCGGQVCVRNQFEVLRAFVEQEVKQPAFIVGNSLGGAMSVNLAAEHPQWVRALALVAPAGAELPAEENTALLNAFTVRTPAEARAFTRRLFHQAPLPALLLAPELTRFYDTPTVKALTAEVMATRLSLEPQAVRNLSMPVLFLWGGSERLLPSRSLDWFRTNLPSHAQVRVVQGFGHVPQMERPDELVSHLVRFADASEL from the coding sequence ATGGACCTGATGGGCGGAATGCAGAAGGCGGTGCGGCGGGTGCTGGTGGCTCGCGGTGTCCAGTCGTCGACAGTGGACGTCGGGGGCCAGTCTGTTCACTTCTACTCACTGAAGGGGCAGGGCAAGGGGCCGCCGGTGGTGCTGGTGCACGGGCTGGGCGGCTCGGCGAACGGCTTCGGCCGGACGTTCTTCGGCCTCGCGAAGCGCTTCTCTCGCGTGGTGGCGCCAGACCTTCCGGGCCATGGCTTCTCCACGGAGTACTGCGGCGGGCAGGTCTGCGTGCGCAACCAGTTCGAGGTGCTGCGCGCCTTCGTGGAGCAGGAGGTGAAGCAGCCCGCCTTCATCGTCGGCAACTCGCTGGGCGGAGCCATGTCCGTGAATCTGGCGGCGGAGCATCCCCAGTGGGTGCGCGCGCTGGCGTTGGTGGCTCCGGCGGGCGCGGAGCTGCCGGCCGAAGAGAACACGGCGCTGCTCAATGCCTTCACGGTGCGCACGCCGGCGGAGGCTCGGGCCTTCACCCGCCGCTTGTTCCACCAGGCCCCGCTGCCCGCGCTGCTGCTCGCGCCCGAGCTGACCCGCTTCTACGACACCCCCACCGTGAAGGCGCTCACCGCCGAGGTGATGGCCACTCGGCTCAGCCTGGAGCCACAGGCGGTGCGCAACCTGTCCATGCCGGTGCTGTTCCTCTGGGGCGGCAGTGAGCGGCTGTTGCCGTCGCGCTCGCTCGACTGGTTCCGGACGAATCTGCCCTCGCATGCGCAGGTGCGCGTGGTGCAGGGATTCGGGCATGTGCCCCAGATGGAGCGTCCAGACGAGCTCGTGTCGCACCTGGTGCGCTTCGCCGACGCGTCCGAGCTCTGA
- a CDS encoding D-alanine--D-alanine ligase yields the protein MGKRVGVLMGGWGEEREISLKTGEAVVAALESRGHQVTRVFAGPGLDRALRSAELDVAFIALHGRMGEDGRVQGLLELLELPYTGSGVLASALAMNKPVAKKLFRLHNLPTPQGYRVGRDEAADALTLHGDLGFPCVVKPACGGSSVGLSVVREPEALVPAVAQACRFGGEALVERFVSGREVTVGILGGKVLGSCEVATPRESFDFDAKYKGGSRYFLPPRLSVTRVANVEALALAAYRALGCRGYARVDLLCSDTDNDVVLEVNTLPGFTPTSLLSKIAAQAGLEFPELVERILSLATRDEAGILDAPVVAPTPTVLEPRRAVS from the coding sequence ATGGGCAAGCGCGTCGGAGTGCTGATGGGTGGCTGGGGCGAGGAGCGGGAGATTTCGCTCAAGACCGGAGAGGCCGTGGTGGCGGCGCTGGAGTCTCGCGGCCACCAGGTCACCCGGGTGTTCGCGGGGCCCGGGCTGGACCGGGCGCTGCGCTCCGCCGAGCTGGACGTGGCCTTCATCGCGCTGCATGGTCGCATGGGCGAGGACGGCCGCGTGCAGGGGCTCCTGGAGCTCTTGGAGCTGCCCTACACGGGCTCGGGCGTGCTGGCGTCGGCGCTGGCGATGAACAAGCCCGTCGCCAAGAAGCTCTTCCGGTTGCACAACCTGCCCACGCCCCAGGGCTACCGCGTGGGCCGCGACGAGGCGGCGGATGCGCTCACGCTTCACGGCGACCTGGGCTTCCCGTGCGTGGTGAAGCCCGCGTGCGGGGGCTCGTCGGTGGGGCTGTCCGTCGTGCGCGAGCCGGAGGCGCTGGTGCCCGCGGTGGCCCAGGCCTGCCGCTTCGGCGGTGAGGCGCTGGTGGAGCGCTTCGTGTCCGGGCGCGAGGTGACGGTGGGCATCCTCGGCGGGAAGGTGCTGGGGAGCTGCGAAGTGGCCACGCCTCGCGAGAGCTTCGACTTCGACGCCAAGTACAAGGGGGGCTCGCGCTACTTCCTGCCGCCCCGCCTGTCCGTCACGCGCGTGGCCAACGTGGAGGCCCTGGCGCTCGCGGCGTACCGCGCGCTGGGATGCCGCGGGTATGCCCGCGTGGACCTGCTCTGCTCGGACACCGACAACGACGTGGTGCTGGAGGTCAACACGCTGCCGGGCTTCACCCCCACCAGCCTCCTGTCGAAAATTGCCGCCCAGGCCGGGCTGGAGTTCCCGGAGCTCGTCGAGCGCATCCTGTCCCTGGCGACCCGCGACGAGGCGGGTATCCTGGACGCGCCTGTTGTCGCCCCCACTCCCACTGTCCTGGAGCCCCGTCGCGCGGTGAGCTGA
- a CDS encoding S41 family peptidase — MTGLTQPWRVALAALILVSGPSAADEKKDAGTPAPASSSERAEKGDATYRQLETFARVLSYVENNYVEAPNQERLIYGAIQGMLDTLDPHTVFMPPEVFREMKIDTSGEWGGLGIEIARKNDRIIVVAPIDDTPAARAGLKAGDELVGIDGESTRGMDVGRAMQKMRGPAGGRVLLSILRQGFSAPREIAIIRDHIRIISVEGELYGGIGHVKVKNFQERTDQYLRKELDRLRGLNGGKELRGLVLDLRNNPGGLLDEAVAMSDRFLPGNLPIVFTRGRDGRNSTEERSKDRDTEKNYPVVVLVNGGSASASEIVAGALQDHGRATLMGSPTFGKGSVQTVIELEDGSGLKLTIARYYTPKGRSIQERGITPDYVVPDEPGAKPGREAPREKDLQRHFRAESSATNEPASPAPRGPPENLPKWETTAAMKDYPLKVALEYLHGLSAAPGRPPARAEGR; from the coding sequence GTGACGGGTCTCACTCAGCCGTGGCGCGTGGCGTTGGCCGCGCTCATCCTCGTGTCCGGACCCTCGGCCGCCGATGAGAAGAAGGACGCGGGGACACCTGCGCCCGCGTCGTCCTCGGAGCGGGCGGAGAAGGGGGACGCCACCTACCGCCAGTTGGAGACCTTCGCCCGCGTGCTCTCCTACGTGGAGAACAACTACGTGGAGGCGCCGAACCAGGAGCGGCTCATCTACGGCGCCATCCAGGGGATGCTCGACACGTTGGACCCGCACACCGTCTTCATGCCTCCGGAGGTCTTCCGCGAGATGAAGATTGATACGTCGGGCGAGTGGGGTGGGCTCGGCATCGAAATCGCGCGCAAGAACGACCGCATCATTGTCGTGGCCCCCATCGACGACACGCCCGCGGCGCGCGCGGGGCTCAAGGCGGGCGACGAGCTGGTGGGCATCGACGGCGAGAGCACGCGGGGCATGGACGTGGGGCGGGCGATGCAGAAGATGCGAGGCCCCGCGGGAGGACGCGTGCTCCTGAGCATCCTGCGCCAGGGCTTCAGCGCGCCGCGCGAAATCGCCATCATCCGAGACCACATCCGCATCATCTCCGTGGAGGGCGAGCTCTACGGCGGCATCGGCCACGTGAAGGTGAAGAACTTCCAGGAGCGCACGGACCAGTACCTGCGCAAGGAGCTGGACCGGCTCCGAGGCCTCAACGGTGGCAAGGAGCTGCGTGGCCTGGTGCTGGACCTGCGCAACAACCCCGGTGGCTTGCTGGACGAGGCCGTGGCGATGAGCGACCGGTTCCTCCCAGGCAACCTGCCCATCGTCTTCACGCGTGGGCGCGATGGCCGCAACTCCACCGAGGAGCGCAGCAAGGACCGCGATACGGAGAAGAATTATCCGGTGGTGGTGTTGGTGAACGGGGGCAGCGCCTCCGCGTCGGAAATCGTGGCGGGTGCGCTCCAGGACCACGGCCGGGCCACGCTGATGGGCTCGCCCACCTTCGGCAAGGGCAGCGTCCAGACGGTCATCGAGCTGGAGGATGGCTCGGGCCTGAAGCTGACCATCGCGCGCTACTACACGCCCAAGGGCCGCAGCATCCAGGAGCGGGGCATCACTCCGGACTACGTCGTGCCGGACGAGCCGGGGGCCAAGCCGGGACGAGAGGCGCCTCGCGAGAAGGACCTCCAGCGTCACTTCCGCGCGGAGTCTTCCGCTACCAACGAGCCCGCATCGCCCGCCCCTCGTGGCCCGCCGGAGAACCTCCCCAAGTGGGAGACCACCGCGGCGATGAAGGACTACCCGCTCAAGGTCGCGCTCGAGTATCTCCACGGCCTCTCGGCTGCCCCAGGGCGGCCTCCGGCACGAGCTGAGGGTCGGTAG
- a CDS encoding murein hydrolase activator EnvC family protein produces MSRALALAVALVLMGLPARAQKLEEAEQAALREKLAAQRATLALVESKKLSVLEGLELMEEMVSFSRRRVRALESDLAVFRKRVLLAEREEALLREALRVQLRRLSPRLRTLYRVMRRRPLEVLLSAEDFAALVWRARALEASMSGDLELLRGVQRVAHLQRQSTRELKRLQTSLATRVSFLQEQERLARAQREALEEVVGSLAGEAELARRAVKELEHADAELTQVVRELKEAPATHGFGALRGKLPQPTRGIVEVGFGKVVNPRFNTVTVQKGLDIRAASGAPVTAVADGTVVYSGSLRGYGNLLILDHGDGYHTLMAHLSAITPGLGDAVAAGEVVGEVGDTGSLKGSYLYFEVRKAGQAVDPAPWLAPIP; encoded by the coding sequence ATGAGCCGCGCTCTTGCCCTCGCCGTGGCGCTGGTGCTGATGGGGCTTCCGGCGCGCGCGCAGAAATTGGAGGAGGCGGAGCAGGCCGCCTTGCGCGAGAAGCTCGCCGCGCAGCGCGCGACGCTGGCGCTGGTGGAGTCCAAGAAGCTCAGCGTGCTCGAGGGACTGGAGCTGATGGAGGAGATGGTGTCCTTCTCCCGTCGGCGCGTCCGGGCGCTGGAGTCGGACCTGGCGGTGTTCCGCAAGCGCGTCCTCCTGGCCGAGCGCGAAGAGGCGCTCCTGCGCGAGGCGCTGCGCGTCCAGCTTCGACGGCTGTCTCCTCGCCTGCGCACGCTCTACCGCGTCATGCGCCGCCGCCCGCTGGAGGTGTTGCTGTCAGCGGAGGACTTCGCCGCGCTGGTGTGGCGCGCCCGTGCGCTGGAGGCGAGCATGTCCGGCGACCTGGAGCTGCTGCGCGGCGTGCAGCGTGTGGCGCATCTTCAGCGGCAGTCCACCCGGGAGCTGAAGCGGCTGCAGACGTCGCTCGCCACGCGCGTCTCGTTCCTCCAGGAGCAGGAGCGGCTGGCCCGGGCGCAGCGCGAGGCGCTCGAGGAAGTGGTGGGCTCGCTGGCGGGTGAAGCGGAGCTCGCGCGTCGCGCGGTGAAGGAATTGGAGCATGCCGACGCGGAGCTCACCCAGGTGGTGCGCGAGCTGAAGGAGGCGCCGGCCACGCATGGCTTCGGCGCGCTTCGCGGCAAGCTGCCGCAGCCCACGCGCGGCATCGTCGAGGTGGGCTTCGGCAAGGTGGTCAACCCGCGCTTCAACACCGTCACCGTGCAGAAGGGCTTGGACATCCGCGCCGCCTCGGGGGCGCCCGTCACGGCCGTGGCGGATGGCACCGTCGTCTACTCGGGCTCGCTTCGGGGCTACGGCAACCTGCTCATCCTCGACCACGGCGACGGCTACCACACGCTCATGGCCCACCTGTCCGCCATCACCCCGGGGCTCGGAGATGCCGTGGCCGCGGGCGAGGTCGTGGGCGAAGTGGGAGACACGGGCTCGCTCAAGGGCTCGTATCTCTACTTCGAGGTCCGCAAGGCTGGGCAGGCCGTGGACCCCGCACCCTGGCTGGCACCTATTCCCTGA
- a CDS encoding cell division protein FtsX has translation MSALAKTRYFWRSAAVGLKHSPFVHFIAVTTIAIALFAAGLARSGARMLDNLLASLGGEVEVTVYLAPELGQDEAHGVRTQVETLSRGQVTLVPPDVALERLRAELGDLGEALSELPENPLPAALELRVPPEERNPEALKALSKELRALPGVSGVDYGEQAVERLTAIARALRFGALVAFIVVLGATVIIVAATLQLAIYARREEIEIQKLVGATDRFVKAPFLLEGLLQGLLGAGVALLGLWAFGRLVGPTLGSLFAFLLGPGVAAPWVEPRLALELVSAGCGLGLGGSFVAVGRFLRV, from the coding sequence ATGAGCGCGCTGGCGAAGACGCGGTACTTCTGGCGCTCGGCGGCGGTGGGGCTCAAGCACTCGCCCTTCGTGCACTTCATCGCGGTGACGACCATCGCGATTGCGTTGTTCGCCGCGGGGCTCGCACGAAGCGGCGCCCGCATGCTGGACAACCTGCTCGCGTCCCTGGGCGGCGAGGTGGAGGTGACGGTGTACCTGGCGCCGGAGCTGGGCCAGGACGAGGCGCACGGCGTGCGCACTCAGGTCGAGACGCTCAGCCGGGGACAGGTGACGCTGGTCCCTCCGGATGTCGCGCTGGAGCGGCTGCGCGCGGAGCTGGGAGACCTTGGCGAGGCGTTGTCGGAGCTGCCGGAGAACCCGCTGCCCGCGGCGCTGGAGCTGCGCGTTCCTCCCGAGGAGCGCAACCCCGAGGCCCTCAAGGCCCTGTCCAAGGAACTGCGCGCGCTGCCCGGGGTGTCTGGTGTGGACTACGGAGAGCAGGCCGTGGAGCGGCTGACGGCGATTGCCCGGGCGCTGCGCTTCGGTGCGCTCGTGGCCTTCATCGTGGTGCTGGGCGCCACCGTCATCATCGTCGCGGCCACGCTCCAGCTCGCCATCTACGCGCGGCGAGAGGAGATTGAAATCCAGAAGCTGGTGGGTGCCACGGACCGCTTCGTCAAGGCACCCTTCCTGCTCGAGGGACTGTTGCAGGGGCTCCTGGGCGCGGGTGTGGCGCTCTTGGGGTTGTGGGCCTTTGGCCGGCTGGTGGGGCCCACGCTGGGCTCGCTGTTCGCGTTCCTGCTGGGGCCAGGTGTGGCGGCGCCGTGGGTGGAGCCTCGGCTGGCGTTGGAGCTGGTGAGCGCGGGCTGTGGCCTGGGCCTGGGCGGCAGCTTCGTCGCGGTGGGGCGCTTTCTTCGCGTATGA
- a CDS encoding PEGA domain-containing protein, producing the protein MHAALSGWLVGMLAVGPAAAQTSLPLRLTPRAVPTAAPSSVTVVAIPLDAASRTEAARLAYWAEQSVARSGRLELVRLSEALDAKGKAAREAKAAEGAESMKEGQRAYDELDTQKALQQFEAAARAFEASDMSRNFGELSRARVMKAASQVANGENAAAQLEIRAVLAVDPRAQFSPNFFPPDEMAFVEKERKAALAGSSGTLMVRTEPVPAQVYVDGHFKGVSPVELKGLTAADHFVTVMAPGYAMEQSRAREGDTALTLPPSESVRNLQSISDRVTRKSEELERDVALRELGTLAGVSQVLALLVRGGTGTAPLQVTGLRLEVSDGHNLAYAVGAVPSGEAMATGSDAFLSSLVGTDTTRLAGNKPVTHFASEGGANRKTMGYVMMATGVALLAGGIYFGMEASSKEDDFRRAPQTSARAKDFRDTGKTYALVADIGLVTGLVSAGLGSYFAFSGGGGGGSSKSTPAPAPAPRRSRSTPPPAKTESQKDPLAMPPPPKGTKPMNDALPMPPPPPASKTTPAAATPAPASKTTPAATTPAPAPKATPAAATPAPASKTPPAAATPAPAPEPVVVPAKAVDTRRSREDDAAQREEELRKRREEVERQRRELDERRKKEEAEANAKRQREEEDKRKREDDSKRKDEEKKRPSLDEDDLRNY; encoded by the coding sequence ATGCACGCGGCTCTCAGCGGATGGTTGGTGGGCATGTTGGCCGTAGGGCCCGCCGCCGCGCAGACGAGCCTCCCCCTTCGACTGACGCCCAGGGCGGTGCCCACCGCCGCGCCGTCCTCCGTGACGGTGGTGGCCATTCCGCTGGACGCGGCGTCGCGCACGGAGGCCGCGCGGCTGGCGTACTGGGCCGAGCAGTCCGTGGCGCGTTCCGGCCGACTGGAGCTGGTGCGCCTGTCGGAAGCGCTGGATGCGAAGGGCAAGGCCGCTCGCGAGGCCAAGGCGGCCGAGGGCGCCGAGTCCATGAAGGAAGGCCAGCGCGCGTACGACGAGCTCGACACGCAGAAGGCGCTCCAGCAGTTCGAGGCGGCGGCTCGCGCGTTCGAGGCGAGCGACATGTCGCGCAACTTCGGCGAGCTCTCCCGTGCGCGCGTGATGAAGGCGGCCTCGCAGGTGGCCAACGGCGAGAACGCGGCCGCGCAGCTGGAGATTCGCGCGGTGCTGGCGGTGGACCCCCGGGCGCAGTTCTCCCCCAACTTCTTCCCGCCGGACGAGATGGCCTTCGTGGAGAAGGAGCGCAAGGCCGCGCTCGCGGGCTCTTCGGGGACGTTGATGGTGCGCACGGAGCCGGTGCCCGCGCAGGTGTACGTCGACGGCCACTTCAAGGGCGTGTCGCCGGTGGAGCTCAAGGGGCTGACGGCCGCGGACCACTTCGTGACGGTCATGGCGCCGGGCTACGCGATGGAGCAGAGCCGGGCGCGCGAGGGCGACACCGCGCTCACGCTTCCCCCGTCCGAGTCGGTGCGCAACCTGCAGTCCATCTCCGACCGCGTGACGCGCAAGTCCGAGGAGCTGGAGCGGGATGTGGCGCTGCGTGAGCTGGGCACGCTCGCGGGAGTGTCCCAGGTGCTGGCCCTGCTGGTTCGCGGAGGTACGGGCACCGCGCCGCTCCAGGTGACGGGCCTGCGGCTCGAGGTCTCCGACGGCCACAACCTGGCCTACGCCGTGGGTGCCGTGCCTTCGGGCGAGGCCATGGCCACGGGCTCCGATGCGTTCCTGTCCTCGCTGGTGGGGACCGACACGACGCGGCTGGCGGGCAACAAGCCAGTGACGCACTTCGCGAGCGAAGGCGGGGCCAACCGCAAGACGATGGGCTACGTGATGATGGCCACGGGCGTGGCGCTGCTGGCGGGTGGCATCTACTTCGGCATGGAGGCGTCTTCGAAGGAGGATGACTTCCGCCGCGCGCCCCAGACGAGCGCTCGCGCCAAGGACTTCCGGGACACGGGCAAGACGTACGCGCTGGTGGCGGATATCGGCCTCGTTACCGGTCTGGTCTCCGCGGGCCTGGGCAGCTACTTCGCCTTCTCGGGTGGCGGTGGGGGAGGGAGCTCCAAGTCCACTCCGGCGCCTGCTCCCGCGCCCAGGCGCTCGCGCTCCACGCCTCCTCCGGCCAAGACCGAGTCCCAGAAGGACCCGCTGGCCATGCCGCCCCCGCCCAAGGGGACGAAGCCGATGAACGACGCGTTGCCCATGCCGCCGCCTCCGCCCGCCTCGAAGACGACGCCGGCCGCCGCGACGCCCGCGCCCGCCTCGAAGACGACGCCGGCCGCCACGACGCCCGCGCCCGCTCCCAAGGCCACACCCGCCGCGGCGACGCCCGCGCCCGCCTCGAAGACGCCGCCGGCCGCCGCGACGCCCGCCCCCGCGCCTGAGCCGGTCGTGGTGCCCGCGAAGGCGGTCGACACGCGCCGCTCCCGTGAGGACGACGCCGCGCAGCGAGAGGAAGAGCTGCGCAAGCGGCGTGAAGAGGTGGAGCGCCAGCGCCGTGAGCTGGATGAGCGCCGCAAGAAGGAAGAGGCCGAGGCGAACGCCAAGCGCCAGCGCGAGGAGGAAGACAAGCGCAAGCGCGAGGACGATTCCAAGCGCAAGGATGAAGAGAAGAAGCGGCCGTCCCTCGACGAAGACGATCTCCGGAATTACTAG